A segment of the Symmachiella macrocystis genome:
TTCTAATCTGCTCAGCGATTCGCAGCTCATTGCTTGGGGTTGGCGGATTCCGTTCTTGGTGGGCGCGTTAGTGGCAGTCACCGGCTTTCTACTTCGCCGCGGCATCCATGCGGAGGCACCGGCTTGCGCCAGCAAGCGGCCGGTGCGGGATACTTTCGGTAAGCACCGCCTGTCCGTATTGAAGGTGGCACTGCTCAATTTGAGCAACGGCGTGAGCTACTACACCGCGTTTGTGTATTCCGTGACGTACATGAAATCGGTCGACAAGTTTTCCGAAGGCGTGGCGCTGAATTTGAACACGGCCAGCATGGTGGTGCTGTTGGCCGTGTTGCCGATTACAGCTTGGATATCCGACCGCATCGGCCGCCGCCCATTGATGATCGCCGGCAATTTGATTTTAACCTTCGGGGCGATCGGTTTGTTTCACCTGATGCATAGCAGCGATCGGATGACAATTTTCTTAGGCGAGATCGGTTTTGTCCTGGCAGTCGGATTGATCGCCGGAGGCGTGGTCGCAGCCAACGTCGAGCTGATGCCGGCAACCATCCGTTGCACGGGACTAGCCTTCGCCTACAACGCCTCAATCGGATTATTTGGCGGCACGACCCCGTTGATCGCAGCGCTATTGATCTCCATGACCGGCAATCCAATCTCCCCCGCCTGGTGGGTGACCGGGACCGGGGCGATCTCGCTGGTGACGGTGTTGTTCTTTGTGCGCGAGACGGGACACGAACCGTTGTCGTGAATACGACGGTGCGGGGTCGGGAGACCCGCGCACAACATAACCGGGTGCGGGGCCAGGAAACCCGCGCACAACGCAGTTAAAACGCCCTACTTCTTGCGTTCAATGATGAGAGTCCGCAATTTGCGTTTCTCTTTCTTAAACTTCAACCCGGTTTGTTCGGTTACGTGCTTTAAAACTATCGCGGGATCTTTGGCCTGCCGCCGTTGTTCCTCATTGAATGAGCTTTCTAGATTGTAGTGCCAACTGACACGTTCTTTGGACGGCGATTCCAATTCGCCAAGGACTGGTTTCTCGATCCACATACCGACCCATTCAAGAAACTTGTCCACATTGCCACTGCCACCACCACCACGTGACGGATCGGTGTTGAGTCGCTCGCCGTAAATTTCAATTCTTTTGTTGTCCGGATCGATCGGTTTGAAATTGAATTCTCCGCCGGCGACATAGACATCGCGCTCCTTGTCCCGGAACTTCATCGAAAGTTTTTGCTCAGATTGGTCATTGAACAACTTCTCCAACCGGGCCAAAATGCGGGGTTGGGAGGCTTTGGTGTTGACGACGAAATCGCCAGTGATGTTGAGAGACTCCAGGCCATCGCCCCAGATGATCTCCTGAGGATAGACTCGCAACAACATACGGATCGCAGTCCTTAAATTCGTCCCATCGCCGCCGGCAAAACTCATCCCCCAGGTCAATACCTTGTCATCCTTCCAATGCAGGAACATATTATCCGGACCGGCAGGAATCGCATCCGCCTGCCCGGGTGATTTCACTCGGTAAAACGCCAAGCGGCTCTTGGGGAAGGGAGGCGCGATGCGGAGGAGCGCGGTTTCTTTGGACAAGGCGCAAAGCTGTTCATATTCGGCCGCCAGCACGGCGAGTTCCGCCTGGGTTAATTCTTCAACAGGGCGGTCGTCTTTTTCAATTTCAGGTTCTGTTTTTTCTTCAGCTTCCGCTTTGTCGTCAGTTTTTGTCTGGGCCACCGCCTGCGAGTCGTGCGTCGAAAACGTGATCACCATGGCCAAGCACCCGATCAACGACAGGGAAACCAGCCCGCCGATCCACTTGGATGTGGTCGACGAATCTCCCGGCGATTCAATCAACAGCCGTCGCACCCGCGCCACCAAATCGCTGCCGTTGGCCGAGGCGGCCAGCCCCACGGGCCGGCTGCCCAATTCAGCAATGCGGGCCAGTACGCGGGCATAGGCCACTTTGTTCCCGACAATGCCAACTGCCATATCGTCGCAACAGTTTTCTCTTTCAATGCGGATCCGTCGCGACAGCCACCAGACGGCTGGATGGAAGAACAAGAGGATCTCGACGATGCTCTGCAGGATATTCACCAAATTATCGTGGCGGCGCACATGAGCCAATTCGTGCGCCAAAATGGCTTCCAGTTCGCGGGTGTCCAATCCCATCAGTGAACTTGTGGGTAATAAAATCACCGGTCGCAAGCACCCAATCACCGTCGGCACGGAGACCAGCGCCGACTGCAATAATTCGACCGGTCGCTGAATTCCCATGCGGTGGCATACCCGTTCGAAAGCCGCGCGAACGGCGTCGCTCACCGGTGTCGTCTGTCGCACACGCAACCGCTGTACAAATCTCCACATCACGATGAGCCGCAGCGACAACAGGCCAACACCACAGGCCCACAGAAAAACGGCCCCGGGGAGTAACGAGCGGAACTGCGTCGCGAGACTCGGCGCAACGTCCGCGCCACCGTTCCCAGCGGCATTGAAAATAGCGGGCAGACTCGCAGTCGTTGGCTCTGAATCGAGCGCTGCGATGCTCCCATCACGATTGAATTCATTCCCAACTTGGCGAGCGATCGGGGAATCGATTGTCATGTTGAAATAGACCGTAACCGGCACAAGCGCCATTACTGCCAAACCGGTCGTTGCGGCAAGGTACCGTACTGCTGCCGTATGGCGCCTCAATGCGAACAATTCGCCGGCAACGATTACGCCGACAATTGCCAACAGCCACACCGAGTGCAATAACGTCCAGCCGATGCGGTCGGTCAGTGGATGTTCCAGCAACGTGAACAGCGTTTGCATCGTCTAGTCCTCCAGGTCGTCAAGGAGTTCTCGGATTTTTGCCATGTCGTCCGCGGAGACTTTTTTGAGTTGCAGCGCCTGCATCACCAGTTTGTCGGCGGCCCCGCCGAAGGCGCGTTGCAGCAGATCGGCAACCAATTGTCGCTGCGTTTGCCCCTGTTTGTGGCAAGCCCGGTAGACATGCGAGCGGTTCGATTCGTCGCGAGCTACGAGCGACTTGTCGGTCATGATTTGCATCAACTTCAACACGGTGGTGTAACCGATGTCGCGCGTGCGGCTCAGTTCATCGAGCACATCCCGAACCGTACTCGGCCCGCGGTCCCACAGGACGCGAAGTATTTCCAACTCGGCATCCGTAGGCCGCTTTGTTTCGGATTTGGCCATTGTTAACGGGTCTCCGTGGCAGTGCGATCTTATCGAGCGGCCATTGTACGAAATAATTCGTACATGTCAACGAAACTCTTCGTAGTTTTATCAAAAACTATGGTCTCGACGATCATGCATCGAATCGCTATTTCGGCAGCACGATGCCAAGATCTAACGGATTGGGCGTGCCTGCTTTGGACACACAATCTCCACCATTGTCGATGCCGTCCGAACCGACGCTATAGATGATGATCTGCGTCTCTTCTTGGCGGTAGCGCAGTGGATTCTCGTCGAAGGGATCAATGAGTTCTTCCGAAGACTGCAACGGTGCTCCCAGCAATTCTTCGTTCAAGTCGGAGAGTGAGTCGGGAAATTGCTCCTGTTGCAAGCGATATCTGCTCGCAGCAATTCCTGCATTTACGAAACGCTGCCGCGCCGTGAGTGATGCTGTGTACTGAATGGCGGATTCAATGGCCGGTACTAACTGCAAGGCTGCGGTATCGAGAGGCAACAAAAGAGAAGTGCCGTTTCTTCGTTCTCTCAGCTTCTTTTTAAATTCGTCTCCTTTTTGAAACATTTCAGTCCAAGATCCGTCGAACACTTCGTCAGAATATTTAAACAGCTCAATCGCTGTATGCATATTTCGTACGCGCAACGGACCGAGTCTCATGCGATTGAGTTCGGTCAAGTAAAGCGCCCGCTCACCGTGCATGGCACGGGCCACTTCTTCTCGAAAGTTTGCCGCACGCACGGACGATTGCAACGCTGCTAAATCGTCGTCGCTCCAATCGCAATGCGGCATTAATTCGGTTATGGCCTCACAGCCGATCGCATGAATTGCGCCCCGCACCAATTGAGAAATTAACACCGGTTCGCCGCGCAGCGTGTCGGATAGTGCAAAGATCGCCCGCAGATCCTGCAGTGCGCGAGCATCGTCGCCACGATGTGCAGCGACTTGCGCATCAAGAAGCAGCAGACGTGCGACTTGGCGGGTTTCTTGAGTGTACGGCAGAAGCGTTCTGATCCCCTGGGAAAAATCGATGGGAAACCGCACTTGGCCATTGATACCAACCTCGGCGCGGGCGGCTTGCAATTCGGGTTCAAATTTGGCGAGCAATTCTTCAACCGCGTCCAGCTGCGCCCACTCGGTTCCAGGGGGCGGAATCGGCGTTGGCCCCTCCCCGACGACCGGCAGTTCCATCATGATGTCCATCTGGTCCTGACTCGTGGCGGTGACGTGATCAATGACTTCTACCCAGACGCCGGTTGTATCGGAAACGCCGACGGGAACCTTATAAAAATCGGCCAACTCAGCGGCGTTGGTCGGCGAACCCGCCGCCCGCAAATCCGCGAGGTCTGCTTTCAAGCGAGCGTGGCTGGAATACCACAAGAACCCAATAATTGCGAAAGTGCCGATCAACAGCACGCCGGCCACGAAAATCAGCAACTTTGCGGGGGTCCAGGACGACTTGGGGGGCGGTGCTTCCAATGGGCATTCCTCGCGCAGGGACAGCGGGCTCGTTGTGGTTACGTGGAGTGAAACCGATCCGTAACTATAGGGATGGCCTAGGAACGAGCATTTGTCTACTGCGGTTTAGCGAATCGTTGAAAAATCGCGAGGATGTGCCGTTGGCGTGATATTGGACTCTCCTTACTGCGAAAGATTATTTCGGCAGCACAATTCCAATGTCCTGCAAGCTTAGGCCGTCCGTGTTTCCCGCACGATCTCCACTGTCATCGACTGCATCGTCGGCGATGCTATAGATGATGATTCGCTTGTCGTCTTGGCGGTAGCGCAACGGCTTGCCGTCAAACGGATCGATGAGTGAGGTTGCCGATTCCCCGACAGGCCCCAGGAACTCCTGGTTCAAATCAGACAACGCTTTGGGAAATTGCCCGCGTTGGACCCGGTAGCGTTGCGCTGCAATTCCAGCATTATAGCAGCGCTGCCGTGCGATGCTTCTAACCGCCGCTTTGATGACCTCAGCAAATGGCGGCGCGATCAGTAGAAAGGGCCGGTCGAGACCGAGCAGACTGTCGTTTTCTTCGATTTCACTTATCCGCTGGTCGATCTCGTCCGCGATGATCAACGAATCGGCTGGGGTTCCCTCAAAAGCTTTCAATACATGTTCAAAATACTCGATTGCGGTGAGTTTGTTTCGCACACGAAGCGGACCCCATGTCATTAGATCGAGGCCCATCAAACTAAAGGCTCGTTCACCGTCCATGGCGCGGGCCATCTCTTCATCGGGATGTGCTATCCGAATCGATGCTTGCAGTGCCGCTAAATCGTCGTCGCTCCAATCGCAGTATGGCATGAGTTCGCCGGTGACCCCGCAGCCGAGTGAGCGAATCGCGAAACGCACCAACTGCGAAATTAAAATTGGTTCGCCGCGCAGCGCGTCGGATTGGGCAAAAATGGCGCGTATGTCGAGCAGCGCTCGTGTGTCAT
Coding sequences within it:
- a CDS encoding BlaI/MecI/CopY family transcriptional regulator, whose protein sequence is MAKSETKRPTDAELEILRVLWDRGPSTVRDVLDELSRTRDIGYTTVLKLMQIMTDKSLVARDESNRSHVYRACHKQGQTQRQLVADLLQRAFGGAADKLVMQALQLKKVSADDMAKIRELLDDLED
- a CDS encoding M56 family metallopeptidase; the encoded protein is MQTLFTLLEHPLTDRIGWTLLHSVWLLAIVGVIVAGELFALRRHTAAVRYLAATTGLAVMALVPVTVYFNMTIDSPIARQVGNEFNRDGSIAALDSEPTTASLPAIFNAAGNGGADVAPSLATQFRSLLPGAVFLWACGVGLLSLRLIVMWRFVQRLRVRQTTPVSDAVRAAFERVCHRMGIQRPVELLQSALVSVPTVIGCLRPVILLPTSSLMGLDTRELEAILAHELAHVRRHDNLVNILQSIVEILLFFHPAVWWLSRRIRIERENCCDDMAVGIVGNKVAYARVLARIAELGSRPVGLAASANGSDLVARVRRLLIESPGDSSTTSKWIGGLVSLSLIGCLAMVITFSTHDSQAVAQTKTDDKAEAEEKTEPEIEKDDRPVEELTQAELAVLAAEYEQLCALSKETALLRIAPPFPKSRLAFYRVKSPGQADAIPAGPDNMFLHWKDDKVLTWGMSFAGGDGTNLRTAIRMLLRVYPQEIIWGDGLESLNITGDFVVNTKASQPRILARLEKLFNDQSEQKLSMKFRDKERDVYVAGGEFNFKPIDPDNKRIEIYGERLNTDPSRGGGGSGNVDKFLEWVGMWIEKPVLGELESPSKERVSWHYNLESSFNEEQRRQAKDPAIVLKHVTEQTGLKFKKEKRKLRTLIIERKK
- a CDS encoding MFS transporter, whose protein sequence is MCPAPVWDAEPTDDVPAATDDAAPETSQRRVILAGLIGNVMEWYDFAVYGYLATVIGRLFFPDGNPSVSVIAAFGAFAAGFLVRPLGGLVFGRIGDLIGRRHALTLSVLAMAVPTVLMGLLPTYATIGMAAPILIVLLRIVQGLSVGGEYTSSLIFLAEHSPKNRRSQTAVWGMWGATAGCLLGSGVAALVSNLLSDSQLIAWGWRIPFLVGALVAVTGFLLRRGIHAEAPACASKRPVRDTFGKHRLSVLKVALLNLSNGVSYYTAFVYSVTYMKSVDKFSEGVALNLNTASMVVLLAVLPITAWISDRIGRRPLMIAGNLILTFGAIGLFHLMHSSDRMTIFLGEIGFVLAVGLIAGGVVAANVELMPATIRCTGLAFAYNASIGLFGGTTPLIAALLISMTGNPISPAWWVTGTGAISLVTVLFFVRETGHEPLS